The DNA region AAATGCTGAAAAAGCAACAACTTCCCCACTTACCTGAAGGGAATAAGATATGGAAGCAGCGTTTTGAAGAAATTAATAATTTTGAAAAATATTTGGTAAATAATGGTGTGATTGTCCTGAAGTTTTTTTTGAATGTCTCAAAAGCAGAGCAGAAAAAACGCTTCTTAGAACGGATTGATTTTCCTGAAAAAAATTGGAAGTTTTCAGATAGCGATGTCCGAGAACGAGCTTTTTGGGATGATTATATGAATGCTTATGAAGAAATTTTTAACAATACTAGTACAGAATGGGCCCCGTGGTATATTATTCCTGCCGATCGCAAATGGTTTACACGCCTGACTGTTGCCAATATCATCTGCACAAAATTAGAAGAACTAAATCTGCAATACCCGACAGTTAGTGAGGAACATAAACAGCAACTTTTACAGGCAAAACGCATTTTAGAACAGGAGGATTGAGTTATTCTTTTAATAAAAAAAGGGTTAGGATAACATATATTTGGATTAAAGACGAAAAGTTTTATATTTATTAATGATTTTTGTAACTAAAAAAGTTTGTCTGATGGTGAGAGCCAAAAAATCATAACTCAGATGGCAGAAAATGCCAAAAACCATCTACCTCACTTTAAGAATGCTGCCTTTGATATTGTGGCGATCGCAGCCTCAGCAGGCGGTCTAACTGCTTTAATTAAAGTGCTATCAACTCTACCTCCAGAATTTACAGCCGCGATCGCGAATATAGATAGAATATGTTCGATGAAATGGAATTAGTAAGTTATCATCATACTTTTGAAACAATAGTTAATTCTTTAAATGATAATTGCTTTGTAGTAGAACGCCTAATTGAAACTACCCCAAATGATTCAATAAGGAATAAATATCCAAGATTTTATGAAAGGACTTCTAATTATCCATCATTCTGTGCCATAAGTGCAATCTATCTACCTAACCAGAAATGAAGCCTAGCTATCTTTACTTGGTGCATCCGCAGAACGTAAACAAACTTTATCAAAAAGTAGAACACAAAGATGCGAATATCTGGGTAGACTGCACTGATGATTACTAGACTTGCCTGAGTTCGCAGTTATTGAAAATGACCTAAAAATGTTATGGCTCAGGGTATTTACTATATTTATCCTGAGTCAAGCACTATTAGATACTTTCGCAAGTTTTTATAGATATAACTTATTTCGGAGCAACTAGAAATGCTTTCCTTCCCCATGACTCATACTCCTTTGCCCGAAATCATTGATGGCTTGCCGAATATATCTGGTTGGGAAACAGAGGTTCTCTCTGTAGTTAACCATAATCAGCCAGTATTTTTACCAACAACAAATATCCGCTTAGAAGATGTAAATGCTGTGTTTGCGATCGCCTTACACATGCACCAACCAACTATACCTGCTGGAAATGGTGGTACACTCATCAGCAATCTGCAATATATGTTTGAACATCCTCATGAAGGGGATAACCACAACGCAAATCCTTTTGCCCATTGTTACAGCCGCATGGGAGACTTGATTCCTGAACTTGTCAGTCAAGGTTGCAATCCCCGTGTGATGTTGGATTACTCAGGTAATCTTCTGTGGGGACTGCGACAAATGGGACGCGATGATGTGCTCGATAATCTTAAACGGATTACTTGCAATCATACTTACCAACCTTATGTAGAATGGCTGGGTACAATGTGGGGTCATGCAGTTATTCCTTCCACACCCATAGCAGATATTAAATTGCATATAATTGCATGGCAACATCACTTTGCGGCAATTTTTGGCTGGGAAGCATTAGCGCGAGTTAAAGGATTTTCACCCCCAGAAATGCATCTACCAAATCATCCTGATGCTCTCTTTGAATTTGTGAAAGCGCTGAAAGAATGTGGATATCGCTGGTTACTCGTTCAAGAACATTCTGTAGAAACAATTAGCGGTCAATCTCTTACCCACAAACATTTACCACATCGTTTGGTTGCCCGCAATTCTCAAGGCGAAACAATTAGCATTACAGCCTTAATTAAAACCCAAGGTTCGGATACTAAATTAGTCGCACAAATGCAACCTTATTATGAAGCAAAAACATTATCGAAACAACAGGTTGGGAGTGTTTTTGTACCACCAATAGTTAGCCAAATTGGAGATGGTGAAAACGGTGGCGTGATGATGAATGAATTTCCTAGCGCCTTTAAACAAGCTTGGTGGGATATGGTCAATAACGGCGGCGGGAAATCAGGTGTAGTTGGGATGTGTGGTACAGAATATTTAGAATTAATCGAAGCTGCTGGATGCAAACCTGAAGACTATCCAACTTGTCAGCCAGTGGGACAACATCAGATTTGGGAGCGAGTTTCATCAGATAATATTCAACCTGAAGCTGTAGAGAATGCCATTCAAGAATTAAAGCAAACAAACTCTAATTTTCATCTGGATGGAGCCTCCTGGACAAATCATATCAGTTGGGTAAAAGGATATGAAAATGTGTTGTCTCCTATGTATCAACTAAGCAGTTTATTCCATCAAAAATTTGATCCATTACAGCAATTTGACTCAGCAGAACCTGTTACCAGACAATCTCATTACCGTAACGTTCTTTTACATAACCTTTTGTTGGAAACCAGTTGTTTTCGTTATTGGGGACAAGGTGCTTGGACTGATTATGCGCGGGAAATTTATCAACGTGGCGAAAATTTATTGCAGATAAATTGAACTAGGGACTGGAAGCTGTACAATAGACATCTCCAGAAATTAATTAACCTGAGTTCGGGTTAAGCCAGAAGCTAAAAAGCTTATTCTGTCAGGATTGAATAAAACTGGAATTGATCAAAGCAGGGATAAAAGTGAAATCATTTTGTCAATAAGGTTCACAAATGAAATTAATCTTAGTAATATGTCTTATTGACAATAGATGAAAACAGAGCTTTAGACCGAACAACGATAACTCAAGGCTTTTGAGGATTTCTTATCCCGAACTCAGGTTAACCCGAACTCAGGTTTTTTTAAGTGTTAACTGACGGGCGATTTTGGGAGACGTGAAAAAAATGC from Nostoc commune NIES-4072 includes:
- a CDS encoding glycosyl hydrolase family 57, with amino-acid sequence MLSFPMTHTPLPEIIDGLPNISGWETEVLSVVNHNQPVFLPTTNIRLEDVNAVFAIALHMHQPTIPAGNGGTLISNLQYMFEHPHEGDNHNANPFAHCYSRMGDLIPELVSQGCNPRVMLDYSGNLLWGLRQMGRDDVLDNLKRITCNHTYQPYVEWLGTMWGHAVIPSTPIADIKLHIIAWQHHFAAIFGWEALARVKGFSPPEMHLPNHPDALFEFVKALKECGYRWLLVQEHSVETISGQSLTHKHLPHRLVARNSQGETISITALIKTQGSDTKLVAQMQPYYEAKTLSKQQVGSVFVPPIVSQIGDGENGGVMMNEFPSAFKQAWWDMVNNGGGKSGVVGMCGTEYLELIEAAGCKPEDYPTCQPVGQHQIWERVSSDNIQPEAVENAIQELKQTNSNFHLDGASWTNHISWVKGYENVLSPMYQLSSLFHQKFDPLQQFDSAEPVTRQSHYRNVLLHNLLLETSCFRYWGQGAWTDYAREIYQRGENLLQIN
- a CDS encoding polyphosphate kinase 2 family protein — protein: MNHDAFIVPPGSKISLKKNYDPAYKTEFHEKADAATKLQVDVERLANYQNILYAQNTYSLLIIFQAMDAAGKDSTIKHVTSGVNPQGFQVFSFKGPSAEELDHDYLWRTTKALPERGRIGIFNRSYYEEVLVVRVHPEMLKKQQLPHLPEGNKIWKQRFEEINNFEKYLVNNGVIVLKFFLNVSKAEQKKRFLERIDFPEKNWKFSDSDVRERAFWDDYMNAYEEIFNNTSTEWAPWYIIPADRKWFTRLTVANIICTKLEELNLQYPTVSEEHKQQLLQAKRILEQED